A section of the Zavarzinella sp. genome encodes:
- a CDS encoding helix-turn-helix domain-containing protein, whose amino-acid sequence MKLDLQELFADLPEDLRVFANYLQRYSLSEIARMLQVPRTTLQRRVSQLRKRFENAGLKIYLEN is encoded by the coding sequence TTGAAACTCGATTTACAAGAACTGTTTGCTGACCTGCCAGAAGATCTGCGGGTATTCGCGAATTATTTGCAAAGGTATTCTCTCAGCGAAATCGCCCGCATGTTGCAAGTTCCCCGCACCACTTTACAACGCCGGGTCAGCCAACTCCGAAAACGCTTCGAAAATGCGGGTCTGAAAATATATCTGGAAAATTAA